The Streptomyces collinus DNA segment CGCCCCGGCCCCGCACAGGCGGGTTAGCCAAGGCATGCCTTACCAACGCCGACCATCATGGACTCGACTCCCTGGGCATCCGGTCATGAATGCCTCATGGCCCGGCAAAAGTCCTGGCGGTTTCCGGCCAACGGGCGGGGCCCTCTTCCGGCTTCCCCGCCGGCACTTCCGCGTGCGCGGTGGCGGAAACTCCCTTGCGGAGCCGTCCGGGGGCGCGATACCCAGCATCGGGACGACAAGGAGCACGAGATGACGACCCGTCCGGGTTCATTGAACGAGTTCTGCTGGATGGACCTCAAAACCCGCGACCCGGCCGGCACCGCCGCCTTCTTGTCCACGACGCTCGGCTGGAGCTTCGCGGTGGACGAGGAGGACTGGCGCAAGGCCATCAAGATGTCCGTCGACGGCCGACCGATCGGTGGCGTCAGCGACGTGGCGAGCCCGGCCTACCCTCCAGGTACACCCGCCCACATCGCCTACTACCTGGCGGTGGACGACATCGAGCGCCGTGTCGAAGCGGCGACGGCCCATGGCGCTCGCCTTGTCGTATCCCCCTTCGACGCGGGCGGTCAGGGCCGCATCGCGACACTGACCGACCCTGAGGGCGCCGCCTTCTCCCTCTGGCAGCGGCGCCACTTCCCAGGATGGAGCTTCCCTCCCGGCCTGGCGGGCGCTCCGCATCGCATGGTCCTCGCCTGCGATCGGCCCGACGAGGCCCGGCACTTCTACGAGAAGACGACCGGAGCGCCCCTGTTCTGCGCCGACTTCATCGCCGCGGCGGAGCCCGGTGCATCCACCCCGCAGTGGGAACTGGTGGTCGCCTCGATGATCTGGACAACGTCATCCGAGCACACGATGACGGCCGGGCCTCGGTCACCTCTTCCGAGAGCACGGCCGTCGCGTGGTGCGGCTGAGCAGCCCGGAGGGACTGTCCTTCCTGCTGCGTCATAGGGAGCTGTGACTCGATCACAGGCCGCACCTGCGAGAAGTCCGCTGCCCGCCGGGCCTTCGAGGCCCCCGGGCCCGCCGTCGGGACGCCACACCTCTTGACGCGTCAATGACAAGGATGGCTTGATGAGGTGGGAGCGCTCCCACCTCATCAAGGGAAGGGACCACCATGCACAGAACCCCCCACTCGTCCCCGCACTTACGCGCCATGTCCGTTCTCGGCCTCCTGGCCACCCTGCTCCTCCCCCTCGGCATGACGTTCGCCCCGGGAGCGCTGGCCGCGCCCACGGCGGACCCCGTGCGCGTCATGCCGCTCGGCGATTCGATCACCGGCTCGCCGGGCTGCTGGCGGGCCGTGCTGTGGAACCGGCTGGCCAGCAGCGGATACCAGGACATCGACTTCGTCGGCACCCTCCCCCCGCAGGGCTGCGGCCAGGCGCACGACGGGGACAACGAGGGGCACGGCGGCGAACTGGTCACCAACGTGGCGGACCAGAACCTGCTGCCCGGCCGGCTGGCCTCCACCCGCCCGGACATCGTTGTCATGCACTTCGGCACGAACGACGTGTGGAGCAGCATCGCCCCCGACCGCATCCTCGCCGCCTACACCAAGCTCGTGGCGCAGATGAGGGCCTCCAACCCGGACATGCGGATCCTCGTCGCGCAGCTCATCCCCATGAACCCGAGCAGTTGCGCCGGCTGCGCACAGCGGGTCGTCGACTTCAACGCGCGGATTCCCGGCTGGGCCCGGGCGACCGGCACCGACCGCTCCCCCGTCACGGTGGTCGACCAGTGGACCGGCTTCAGCACGGCCGCCGACACCTACGACGGCGTGCACCCCAACGCCTCCGGCGACGACAAGATCGCCGCCCGCTGGTTCCCGGCCCTGTCGGCGGTTCTCGACGCCGGCGTCCCGCAGGATCCGGACGATCCGGGTGACCCGGGCGAGGACCCCGCGGCCTGCACCGCGCGTTTCCGGGCCGTCTCCTCCTGGCAGGGCGGCTACCAGGGCGAGGTGACGGTGACGAACACGTCGGCCTCCGCCGTCCGCGGCTGGACCGCGACCGTCGTACCGGCGAACGGAGCGCGTCTCACCCAGCTCTGGAACGGCAGCCTCTCCACGGCCGCCGACGGCACGGCCACCGTCAGGAACGCGGCGTGGAACGGCGCCCTCGCTCCCGGCGCGAGCGCCTCCTTCGGATTCGTCGCCACCGCCCCGGCAACGGCCGGCACCCCGGCGGCGACCGTCACCTGCACGGGGGCCGCACCGGCCGCATGACGGCCGTACGACAGCCGCGCCGGGCCGGACGCCCCCGGTGACGGGCCTCTCCGCACCGACCCCGCCGGCAGGACCCGTTCAGCACGGCAGCACCACAGCGCGACCGGCAACGTGCCCCGACCGACCCCCACCGATGGAGCCGTCATGAGACTCCGCCCCACCCCCACCCCTCCACGCCTGGCCACCGTGGCCGCCACCCTGTTCGCCCTCTTCGTGTCCTTCCTCGTCCTCACCCCGCCGGCCCAGGCCGCCCCCGCCGGCTTCCGGGTGCAGAACGGCCGGCTGCTGGAGGCGGGCGGGAACGACTTCGTGATGCGGGGCGTCAACCACGCCCACACCTGGTATCCGGACCGGATCAGTTCCCTCTCCCACATCAAGGCCAAGGGCGCCAACACCGTCCGCGTGGTCCTGTCCAACGGTGACCGCTGGACCCGCAACGACGCCGCCGACGTGACGAACGTGATCTCCCAGTGCAAGCAGAACCGGCTGATCTGCGTCCTGGAGGTGCACGACACCACGGGCTACGGCGAGCAGAGCGGAGCGACCACCCTGTCCCGCGCGGCCGACTACTGGATCAGCCTGCAGAGCGCCCTGGCCGGCCAGGAGGACTACGTCATCGTCAACATCGGCAACGAGCCGTACGGCAACACCAACTACACGGCGTGGACGGCCGACACCAAGGCCGCGATCCAGAAGCTCCGCAACGCCGGGCTCGACCACACGATCATGGTCGACGCACCCAACTGGGGCCAGGACTGGGCATTCACGATGCGCGACAACGCCGCCTCGGTCTTCGCCGCCGACCCCGACGCCAACACGGTCTTCTCGATCCACATGTATGGCGTCTTCGACACCGCCGCCGAGATCACCGACTACCTGAACCGCTTCGTGACCGCCAAACTGCCCGTCGTCGTCGGCGAGTTCGGCCACGACCACTCGGACGGCAACCCCGACGAGGACACCATCCTGGCCGTCACCCAGCAGCTCCGCCTCGGCTACCTCGGCTGGTCGTGGAGCGGCAACGGCGGCGGGGTCGAGTACCTGGACATGGTCACGAACTTCGACCCGGACCAGCTGACCAGCTGGGGCCGGCGGCTCTTCAACGGCGCGAACGGCATCGCCGCCACCGCCAAGGAGGCCGCGATCTACTCCGGCAACGGCGGCGACGCCACTCCCCCGACCGCTCCCGGCACCCCGACCGCCTCCGGGGTGACCTCCTCGTCGGCCACCCTGACCTGGGCCGCCGCCTCCGACGCGACCGGCGTCACCGGCTACGACGTCGTGCGGATCAGCGGCGGCACCGAGACGGCCGTCACCAGCAGCACCCGGACCACCGCCACCCTCACCGGCCTGTCCCCCGCGACCTCCCACACCTTCGCCGTCTACGCCCGCGACGCCGCCGGCAACCGCTCGCCCCGCTCCGGCACGGTGACGGTCACGACCTCCCCCGGCGGCTCACCGTCGGCCTGCGGTGTCGGCTACCGGGTGACGGGCAGCTGGCCGGGCGGCTTCCAGGGCGAGATCGTCCTCCGCAACACCGGCACCTCGGCGATCAACGGCTGGACGCTGCGCTGGACCTTCCCGGACAGCCAGCGCATCACCAACCTGTGGGGCGGTACGGCGACCCAGAGCGGATCCGAGGTGAGCGTCGCGGCCGCCTCGTACACGGCGACGATCCCCGCGTCGGGCTCGGTCACCCTCGGCTTCACGGCCACCCGGCCGGCCGCGAACCCCAGCCCGACGGCCTTCACTCTCAACGGCGCGGACTGCGCCGTGAGCTGACCGCGCCCTGGCGCGGCGGTGCCGTCGTGCTCCGGGCACGGGCGGCACCGCCGTTGCTGTGATCCGCGCTACACCGCACGGGAAAGCGGTTTACGTCGTTCCGCAGTGGTCAGGCGGCGGGGATGTCGCACCGGCACCCCACCGCCGCACCCCCGGCACAACGCGCAGGCACTCGTCCGGGTTGCCCGAACCCCGCACGGGAGGCGTGATGAGCGAGGACACCCTGCGCATGCGCGCGGTCACGGCCGGCGGGACGGAACGGCGAGCGCCGCAGCCCGTACCGGCCTCGGAACCGGCCGGCCGGCGGGACGCGTTCTTCGACAACGCCAAGTACCTGGCGATCGTGCTGGTGGCGATCGGGCACGCCTGGGAGCCGTTGCGGGACGGCAGCCGGGCGGCCGGCGCGCTCTACATGGTGGTGTACGCCTTCCACATGCCGGCGTTCATCGTCATCTCCGGCTACTTCTCGCGCTCGTTCGACGCGAGCCCGGGGCGGATCAGGCGCCTGGTCACCGGGCTCGCCGTGCCGTACCTCGTCTTCGAGACGGCGTACACCCTGTTCACCCGGTGGACCGACCAGGAGCCGGACCGGCCGGTCACCCTGCTGGACCCCCTCTACCTGACCTGGTTCCTGGCGGCCCTGTTCATCTGGCGGCTGACGACGCCCATCTGGCAGCGCGTGCGGTGGCCGCTGCCGATCGCCCTCGTCGTCGCGATGCTGGCGACGCTCTCGCCGTCCATCGGCAACGACCTCGATCTGCAGCGCACGCTGCAGTTCCTGCCGTACTTCGTCCTGGGTCTGCTGCTGCGGCCCGAGCACTTCCATCTGGTGCGGCGCCGCGCGGCGCGGATCCTGGCCGTGCCGGTCTTCGCCGGCGCGCTCGCGGTGGCCTACTGGGCCGTGCCGCGGATGAGCGGCGCCTGGTTCTACCACCGCGACAGCGCCGAGGAACTCGCCGCCCCCTCCTGGTACGGGCCCGTCATGACGCTGGCGACCTTCGGCTGCTCGCTGGTGCTGGTCGCCTGCTTCCTCGCCTGGGTGCCCGGCCGCCACACCTGGTTCACCGCGCTGGGCGCGGGCACGCTCTACGGCTACCTGCTGCACGGCTTCGTCGCGCAGGGGTCCAAGTTCTGGGGCTGGTACGAGCCGGCGTGGGTGCACCGGCCCCTGGGCGAGATCCTCGTGACGGTCGCCGCCGCGGTGCTCGTGACCGCACTGTGCACTCCGCCGGTGCGACGGGTCTTCCGCTGGGTGATGGAACCCGACATGGCGTGGGCGTTCCGCCGGGACGCGGGCGATCGGGCGCGGGAGCGGAACGCCGTACGGGCGTGAGCGGACCGTCTCACGGCTCCTGACCGAGCCGGATCAGCAACACCCCCAGCGTGCGCGGCACGGACACCGTCAGCCCCTCCCCGTCCCAGACGGCCCCGCCCGCATCCGCCGACGACGGATGCAGGACATCCACCCGGACGTCCCTGCCCGCCAGGTGCCGGACGGGGATACGGAGTCGCGCCGGTCCGCCGCGCCGCCAGACGGAGAGGTACGCCGTGCCGTCCCCGGGGGCCCGCAGCCCCAGGGCCAGCCACTCGTCCGTCCAGCCGGGCAGGCCCAGCGGCCAGAACGGCAGGGCCCGGGCGAGGTCGCCGCGGATCGACTTGTAGACGTCGACGGCGTCCCGGACGAGGGCGCGCTGGTGATCCGACATGCGGTTCAGGTGTCCGGAGAGGTGGATGCGACCGAGGAGGGCCCCGCCGAGGGTCCAGGCGATCAGGTCGTCGTCGTACTCGGGCTGCGGGTAGGCCCAGACGGCGCCCTGCTCGGGCGGGACCACGGCGGGCGCCGAGGCGGCGATGGGCGGGTAGCTCAGCGGGTCCTGCTGGTCGCTGGTGGACTGGAGCTGGGCGACGGCGAGGGTGGCGCCGTCCATGCGCATGCCGCCGGAGGCGCAGTTCTCGACGACGAGGCCGGGGTGGCGGTCCAGGACTGCGGAGAGCCAGTCCAGGTAGGCCTGGGCGTGCCCGAGCAGGCCCGCTCCCGGTGCGAGGTCGTCGGCGGCCTGGGTGCCGGGATCGACGACGATGTTGTAATCCAGCTTGAGGTAGCCCACGCCCCAGTCGCCGGCGATCCGGTCGACGGTCTTGTCGAGGTGGGCGCGGGCGGCCGGGTGCCGCAGGTCCAGCTGGTGGCGGCCCTGCTCGGTGAGGCGTACGCCGTCGCGCTGGAAGAACGCCTCGGGCGGCAGCTCGGCCGCGACGGGGCTGCGCACGCCGACGACCTCCGGCTCCAGCCACAGCCCGGGCACCATGCCGCGTTCCCGGATCCGGTCCAGGACGGCCCGGATGCCGCCGTCGGGGAAGCGCCGCGGTGAGGGCTGCCACGCGCCGACGCTGTCCCACCAGCCCCGGGTGTCGTCGTCGTACCAGCCGGAGTCGATGCAGAAGTACTCGGCGCCCGCGTCGGCGGCGGCGTCGATCAGCGGCAGCAGCTTGGCCGTGGTCGGGTCGCCCATGAGGGTGTTCATGTAGTCGTTGAAGACGACGGGGAGAACGGTGTGGTCGGGGTGCGGGCGGCGGATCGCCCGGCGGTAGGAGGTGAGGGCGCCCAGCGCGGTGTCGAGGTCCGGCCCGAGGGCCAGGGCACCGGGGACGGTGGTGAACTCCTCGCCCGGTTCGAGACGGATCCGCCACTGGTGCTCCGCGTCCGTGGGGCCGTTCAGCGCCAGGTAGGTGCCGTGTGCGCGTTCGCCGAGGTCCCAGCGCCAGCCTGCTGGGGACTCGACCTGCCACGCCCAGGCCCGGCCGCCGTCCCGCTCGGTCAGCGCGCCCATGGCCAGATGGCCGTCGGTGGGCCAGCTGCCGCGCCCGGTGAGGGCGAGGGCGGCCCGGCTGTCGTGCTCGTGGACGTCGGTGTTGATGTCGGCGACGGACGCGCGCAGCGGCTCGGCGTACCAACGGCACTCGGCGAGCCAGTCGTTGCGGGCCCGGTGGACGTCGAGGGCGTCGGGGGCGGGCAGGCCGCCGAGCAGCAGGCTGCTGACGGACTGGACGACCAGGCGCGCACGGCCGTCGTTGCGGAGCCGGACGCGGGAGCGCAGGACGGGCAGGCCGACCGGTGAGGTGAGTTCGACGAAGGCCGTCAACCCGGTTGCCGGGTCGTGGAGTTCGGCGGTCAGCCACTCCCAGCCGTCGCGGCTGCCGATCAGGTGGTTCCGGTAGGCGAGCCGCGCGCCGAAAGCCGTGCCGGTGAAGCGGGGGCCGGACCAGCCGCTGCCGTGGCCGAGGGCGGTGAGCTCGACGAGCGGGAGCGCGGAGTGCGGGTCGGCGCGGCGATCATCGCCGGGGTGGGTCAGCCGGAGCAGTCGCAAGGTCCCGTCGGCGGCGACGGCGAACCGGGCAGCGAGTGTCTCGTGCCCCCAAGTGAAGTCACTGTGCCGCTGGTTGGAGGCCATGTGCGCCGCATCCGCCGTGCCGGTCAAGGTGCTCCCCCTCCTGGCCCCGCCCCGTTGCCGGGGAGCGGAGGTCCGCGTGAATCCCTCGTTACGGTCTCTTGACGACCCAAGTGTGACCGGTCACAATCCTGGCATGAATGTGACCGGTCACACAAGGCGCCCGGCGAGCATCAGGGACGTCGCCACGGCCGCCGGGGTCTCGTACCAGACGGTCTCGCGGGTCATCAACGGCCATCCCAGCGTCCGGCCGGCCACCCGCGAGCGGGTGCTGGCCGCCATCGAGGAGCTGGGCTTCCGGCGCAACGCCACCGCCCTCGCCCTGGCCAGCGGGCGCACCCGCACCGTGACCGTGCTCACCGCGAACACCACCCACTACGGCTACGCCTCGATCCTCCAGGGCATCGAGGAGTCCGCCCGGGCCGCGTCCTACGCGGTCGGCATCGGCGTGCTGGAATCCGCCGAGGACGCGGCCGTCGCCGCCGAGGTGCAACGCGCGACGGACGCCGGCGGCGGGATCATCGTGATCGCCTACGATCCGGCCGGTGTGCGGGCGCTGGATGCCGTGCCCGACGGGCTGCCGGTGGTGGGCGTGGTCGAGACCCCGGCGAGCCCGCCCGGCGGCGAGAGCCCGTGGGTGTGGACCGACGACCGCGAGGCCGCCTACCAGGCGACCCGGCATCTGCTCTCCCTCGGCCACGAGACCGTGCACTACGTCGCCATCCCCTCCAGCACCCGCCGCACCAGTGCCCGCACCAGCGGCTGGCGGCAGGCGCTGAAGGAGGCGGGCGCCCCGGAACCCCGCCCGGTGCAGAGCAGTTGGGGTCCTGCGGGCGGACACGCGGCGGCGCTGAAGCTGGCCGGGGACCCGTCCGTCACCGCGATCCTGTGCGGCAACGACGACCTCGCCCTCGGCGTGCTCCGCGCCCTGCACGAGAGGGGCCGCGCGGTGCCGGGCGAGGTCAGCGTGGCCGGGTTCGACGACGCCCCGCACTCCGCCTTCCTCACCCCGTCCCTGACGACCGTGCGCCTGGACTTCACCGGCCTCGGCCGGGCCGCCTTCGCCCTGCTGCACGGGGCGCTGGAGGAGTCCGCGCCGGTCGCCCCGCATCCGGTGTCCGTACCGGAACTGGTGGTGCGGGAAAGCTCGGGCCCTCCGCCCTCCGGCACCTGAACGTCCCCCGTGAGCACCTCAGTTGTGAGTCCCGCTTCCTGAACCGAACCGCCTGCTCGGAAAGGCTCGAGATGAACAGAAGAGTTCTCCCCGCCCTGGCGCTGATATGTGCCGCGGGGCTGGCCGCCACCGCGTGCAGTGATCCCACCGCCGGGGACTCCGGTGCGGGCGACGCCGAGCAGACGGCGGTGAACCCGACCGCGCGGCTGGACGGCGTGAAGCTGACCATGTGGACCGCGCAGAACACGGTCAACGCGCCCAAGCAGGTCATCGACGCCTTCGAGAAGGCCACCGGCGCCGAGGTCGACACCCAGGCGATCCCGGACCTCTACGAGCAGAACGTGCCGACGAAACTGGCCTCCGGCGACCGTCCCGACCTGATGTTCTGGCAGCCGTCCATCTCCACGCTGCCGTTCGTCCAGCCAGGGCAGAACCTCCTCACGCTCGACGGCGAGCCCTGGGTCTCGAAGCTCGGCGACACGGAGAAGTCCCTCGGCGTCATCGACGGCAAGCGCTACGCGGCGATCGTCACCAGCCCGGCCATGCTCGGCGTCTACTACAACAAGGACGTCTTCAAGCAGGCGGGCATCGCCGAGAAGGACTTCCCCCAGTCCTACGACGAGCTGCTCGCACTCGGCCACAAGGTCGCAGACAAGACCGACGCGGCCGCCTTCTACGAGGCCGGCGGCGACAAGTGGCCGCTCCAGTGGCAGATGCAGGTCCAGCTCACCGACCTCGACCGGCAGTGGTGGGCGGACCTGAACGCCGGCAGGAAGAAGTGGACCGACCCGGTCGTGGTCGGCGCGGTCAAGAAGTACAAGGACAAGCTGCTCGGCGCCGGGCTCGCCCAGAAGAACTACCGCACGGGCACGTTCACCGGGCAGGCCGACGCCCTGTGGAAGGGCGAGGCCGGCATGGTCCTCAACGTCACCTCCTTCCAGAGCCAGTTGCAGGCCAAGTACTCCACCGCCGAGATCGACAAGAAGATCGGCTGGTTCCCGGTCGCCAACTCCTCGGCGACCGGCCTGTACTCCCCCGACCAGACCAACGGGGTCGTCGCCTTCAAGACCGGTGACGAGAAGCGGCAGAACGCGGCCCGGCAGTTCCTCGCCTTCTGGCTCGGCCCGGACTACCCGGACTACATCAAGGCGATGAAGATCCCGTCCGTGCAGCCGTCCGTGCCCACCCCCGGCGGGCTGCCCGAGACGTCCAAGGCCCAGGTCGCGGCCCTGCCGAAGGCCATCGGCGTGTTCCAGGCCAAGGCCATCGTCGCCCCCGACACGCACCTCTACCTGGCCGACATGATCTTCGGCAAGAAGAGCCCGCAGCAGGTCGCGCAGGCGATCCAGGACCAGTTCGCGCAGGTGGCCAAGGCCCAGGGCGCACCCGGGTTCTGACGATGGCGGACACGGTCGTACGGACACGCAAGCAGCCATCGGCAGCCGGCCCGCCCAGGAGCGTCGGACGGCTCCCGCGCGCCGCGGTGCACCACCCCTGGTGGTTCGCTCTCCCCGCGATCGCCGTCTTCGCGGGGTTCTTCCTGGTGCCCAACCTGCTCAACTTCTACTACCCGTTCACCGACTGGTCGTCGTACCACGCGGACATCGCCTTCACGGGCCTGGACAACTTCCGGACCATCGCCGACGACGGTTCGCTGCTGCGCGCGATCCGCACGACGCTGGTGTACGCGCTGCTGGCGGCGGTGTTCCAGAACGGTTTCGGGCTGGTGCTGGCGCTGCTGCTGGAGGACGACAGCCGCTTCAACCGGTTCTTCCGGGCCGTCTTCTTCCTGCCGGTGCTGATCTCGGCCCTCGCGACCGGGTACGTCTTCCAGGCGCTCCTCGACCAGGACGGAGCCGTCAACTCGGTGCTGGGCACCGACATCCCGTGGCTGGGCTCGACGACCTGGACGCTGGTGATCGTCACCCTGATCCACGGCTGGAAGTGGATGGGCCTGGCCATGCTGATCTATCTGGCGGGGCTGAAGGGCATCCCGGGCGACATGCTCGAAGCCGCCCGGATCGACGGGGCCGGG contains these protein-coding regions:
- a CDS encoding LacI family DNA-binding transcriptional regulator; the encoded protein is MNVTGHTRRPASIRDVATAAGVSYQTVSRVINGHPSVRPATRERVLAAIEELGFRRNATALALASGRTRTVTVLTANTTHYGYASILQGIEESARAASYAVGIGVLESAEDAAVAAEVQRATDAGGGIIVIAYDPAGVRALDAVPDGLPVVGVVETPASPPGGESPWVWTDDREAAYQATRHLLSLGHETVHYVAIPSSTRRTSARTSGWRQALKEAGAPEPRPVQSSWGPAGGHAAALKLAGDPSVTAILCGNDDLALGVLRALHERGRAVPGEVSVAGFDDAPHSAFLTPSLTTVRLDFTGLGRAAFALLHGALEESAPVAPHPVSVPELVVRESSGPPPSGT
- a CDS encoding acyltransferase family protein; the encoded protein is MSEDTLRMRAVTAGGTERRAPQPVPASEPAGRRDAFFDNAKYLAIVLVAIGHAWEPLRDGSRAAGALYMVVYAFHMPAFIVISGYFSRSFDASPGRIRRLVTGLAVPYLVFETAYTLFTRWTDQEPDRPVTLLDPLYLTWFLAALFIWRLTTPIWQRVRWPLPIALVVAMLATLSPSIGNDLDLQRTLQFLPYFVLGLLLRPEHFHLVRRRAARILAVPVFAGALAVAYWAVPRMSGAWFYHRDSAEELAAPSWYGPVMTLATFGCSLVLVACFLAWVPGRHTWFTALGAGTLYGYLLHGFVAQGSKFWGWYEPAWVHRPLGEILVTVAAAVLVTALCTPPVRRVFRWVMEPDMAWAFRRDAGDRARERNAVRA
- a CDS encoding VOC family protein → MTTRPGSLNEFCWMDLKTRDPAGTAAFLSTTLGWSFAVDEEDWRKAIKMSVDGRPIGGVSDVASPAYPPGTPAHIAYYLAVDDIERRVEAATAHGARLVVSPFDAGGQGRIATLTDPEGAAFSLWQRRHFPGWSFPPGLAGAPHRMVLACDRPDEARHFYEKTTGAPLFCADFIAAAEPGASTPQWELVVASMIWTTSSEHTMTAGPRSPLPRARPSRGAAEQPGGTVLPAAS
- a CDS encoding GDSL-type esterase/lipase family protein; this translates as MHRTPHSSPHLRAMSVLGLLATLLLPLGMTFAPGALAAPTADPVRVMPLGDSITGSPGCWRAVLWNRLASSGYQDIDFVGTLPPQGCGQAHDGDNEGHGGELVTNVADQNLLPGRLASTRPDIVVMHFGTNDVWSSIAPDRILAAYTKLVAQMRASNPDMRILVAQLIPMNPSSCAGCAQRVVDFNARIPGWARATGTDRSPVTVVDQWTGFSTAADTYDGVHPNASGDDKIAARWFPALSAVLDAGVPQDPDDPGDPGEDPAACTARFRAVSSWQGGYQGEVTVTNTSASAVRGWTATVVPANGARLTQLWNGSLSTAADGTATVRNAAWNGALAPGASASFGFVATAPATAGTPAATVTCTGAAPAA
- a CDS encoding alpha-galactosidase, giving the protein MASNQRHSDFTWGHETLAARFAVAADGTLRLLRLTHPGDDRRADPHSALPLVELTALGHGSGWSGPRFTGTAFGARLAYRNHLIGSRDGWEWLTAELHDPATGLTAFVELTSPVGLPVLRSRVRLRNDGRARLVVQSVSSLLLGGLPAPDALDVHRARNDWLAECRWYAEPLRASVADINTDVHEHDSRAALALTGRGSWPTDGHLAMGALTERDGGRAWAWQVESPAGWRWDLGERAHGTYLALNGPTDAEHQWRIRLEPGEEFTTVPGALALGPDLDTALGALTSYRRAIRRPHPDHTVLPVVFNDYMNTLMGDPTTAKLLPLIDAAADAGAEYFCIDSGWYDDDTRGWWDSVGAWQPSPRRFPDGGIRAVLDRIRERGMVPGLWLEPEVVGVRSPVAAELPPEAFFQRDGVRLTEQGRHQLDLRHPAARAHLDKTVDRIAGDWGVGYLKLDYNIVVDPGTQAADDLAPGAGLLGHAQAYLDWLSAVLDRHPGLVVENCASGGMRMDGATLAVAQLQSTSDQQDPLSYPPIAASAPAVVPPEQGAVWAYPQPEYDDDLIAWTLGGALLGRIHLSGHLNRMSDHQRALVRDAVDVYKSIRGDLARALPFWPLGLPGWTDEWLALGLRAPGDGTAYLSVWRRGGPARLRIPVRHLAGRDVRVDVLHPSSADAGGAVWDGEGLTVSVPRTLGVLLIRLGQEP
- a CDS encoding ABC transporter substrate-binding protein, which translates into the protein MNRRVLPALALICAAGLAATACSDPTAGDSGAGDAEQTAVNPTARLDGVKLTMWTAQNTVNAPKQVIDAFEKATGAEVDTQAIPDLYEQNVPTKLASGDRPDLMFWQPSISTLPFVQPGQNLLTLDGEPWVSKLGDTEKSLGVIDGKRYAAIVTSPAMLGVYYNKDVFKQAGIAEKDFPQSYDELLALGHKVADKTDAAAFYEAGGDKWPLQWQMQVQLTDLDRQWWADLNAGRKKWTDPVVVGAVKKYKDKLLGAGLAQKNYRTGTFTGQADALWKGEAGMVLNVTSFQSQLQAKYSTAEIDKKIGWFPVANSSATGLYSPDQTNGVVAFKTGDEKRQNAARQFLAFWLGPDYPDYIKAMKIPSVQPSVPTPGGLPETSKAQVAALPKAIGVFQAKAIVAPDTHLYLADMIFGKKSPQQVAQAIQDQFAQVAKAQGAPGF
- a CDS encoding cellulase family glycosylhydrolase — encoded protein: MRLRPTPTPPRLATVAATLFALFVSFLVLTPPAQAAPAGFRVQNGRLLEAGGNDFVMRGVNHAHTWYPDRISSLSHIKAKGANTVRVVLSNGDRWTRNDAADVTNVISQCKQNRLICVLEVHDTTGYGEQSGATTLSRAADYWISLQSALAGQEDYVIVNIGNEPYGNTNYTAWTADTKAAIQKLRNAGLDHTIMVDAPNWGQDWAFTMRDNAASVFAADPDANTVFSIHMYGVFDTAAEITDYLNRFVTAKLPVVVGEFGHDHSDGNPDEDTILAVTQQLRLGYLGWSWSGNGGGVEYLDMVTNFDPDQLTSWGRRLFNGANGIAATAKEAAIYSGNGGDATPPTAPGTPTASGVTSSSATLTWAAASDATGVTGYDVVRISGGTETAVTSSTRTTATLTGLSPATSHTFAVYARDAAGNRSPRSGTVTVTTSPGGSPSACGVGYRVTGSWPGGFQGEIVLRNTGTSAINGWTLRWTFPDSQRITNLWGGTATQSGSEVSVAAASYTATIPASGSVTLGFTATRPAANPSPTAFTLNGADCAVS
- a CDS encoding carbohydrate ABC transporter permease, whose amino-acid sequence is MADTVVRTRKQPSAAGPPRSVGRLPRAAVHHPWWFALPAIAVFAGFFLVPNLLNFYYPFTDWSSYHADIAFTGLDNFRTIADDGSLLRAIRTTLVYALLAAVFQNGFGLVLALLLEDDSRFNRFFRAVFFLPVLISALATGYVFQALLDQDGAVNSVLGTDIPWLGSTTWTLVIVTLIHGWKWMGLAMLIYLAGLKGIPGDMLEAARIDGAGPWRTFWSVRWPMLAPAVTFNVTTALIGSMNTFDIVQATTGGGPAASTEVFNIYMFRIFGQGLYAQASAMSLVLFLVVVAVAIPLVVGLRRREQLL